One window of Anaerotignum faecicola genomic DNA carries:
- a CDS encoding DUF3796 domain-containing protein, which yields KQKPQYTRKISPKLGLLGFFGLFGFLGFVPQFFGESGVLDVPFPLIFFCFFGFFGFYYEGKMSGIMIDERYEANVNRAAAIANRVSLTLIIMAAILALSLFRIHDSYGMLKLLLAIIGFAFGLSLFLQEYLLYRFENEE from the coding sequence AAAACAAAAACCACAGTACACCAGAAAAATCAGCCCGAAACTTGGACTGCTCGGCTTCTTCGGCCTCTTTGGATTTCTCGGATTCGTCCCGCAGTTTTTTGGAGAGAGTGGAGTCTTAGATGTACCCTTTCCACTGATATTTTTCTGCTTCTTCGGATTTTTTGGTTTTTATTACGAGGGAAAGATGTCGGGAATTATGATTGACGAGCGGTATGAGGCTAACGTTAACCGTGCAGCGGCGATCGCCAACAGAGTGTCTCTGACGTTGATTATTATGGCAGCCATTTTAGCACTCTCCCTGTTTCGGATCCATGATTCTTATGGTATGCTGAAACTGCTTCTTGCGATCATCGGATTCGCATTCGGCCTTTCGCTGTTTCTTCAGGAGTATTTGCTATACCGCTTCGAAAACGAGGAGTAG